A genomic stretch from Meiothermus sp. CFH 77666 includes:
- the cmr5 gene encoding type III-B CRISPR module-associated protein Cmr5: MTREQKRAQSAFERVSRHQGQDTTWRDQYGGMAHKLPVLVRQAGLAQALAFVESRGKEAHKALLDDLAQTVGFSRAELLRKSREARLSEYLLLTREVLAAAQWYKRFSQSVLDVEAGAGE, from the coding sequence ATGACCCGCGAACAAAAACGAGCCCAGTCGGCCTTTGAAAGGGTCTCCCGGCACCAGGGCCAGGATACCACCTGGCGCGACCAGTACGGCGGCATGGCCCACAAGCTGCCGGTGCTGGTGCGGCAGGCCGGGCTGGCCCAGGCCCTGGCCTTCGTGGAGTCGCGCGGGAAGGAGGCCCACAAAGCCCTGCTGGACGACCTGGCCCAAACGGTGGGGTTTTCCAGAGCTGAGCTGCTCAGGAAAAGCCGTGAGGCCAGGCTAAGCGAGTACCTGCTGCTCACCCGCGAGGTGCTGGCGGCAGCCCAGTGGTACAAACGCTTTTCCCAGAGTGTGCTGGACGTGGAAGCGGGGGCCGGGGAATGA